One part of the Helicobacter cetorum MIT 99-5656 genome encodes these proteins:
- the minD gene encoding septum site-determining protein MinD gives MAIVITITSGKGGVGKSTTTANLAIGLAESGKKVVAIDFDIGLRNLDMILGLENRIVYDVIDVMEKNCNLTQALITDKQTKNLSFLAASQSKDKNILDKEKVAILINALRADFDYILIDSPAGIESGFEHAILHADMALVVVTPEVSSLRDSDRVIGIIDAKSNRAKRGEEVHKYLIINRLKPELVENGEMISTEEVLKILGLPLIGVVPEDSHIVSATNKGEPVIRTECESSKAYERITRRILGEEVEFVEFKTKKGFFKALKGIFS, from the coding sequence ATGGCAATAGTAATTACTATCACTTCAGGTAAAGGTGGCGTGGGCAAAAGCACTACGACTGCTAATTTAGCCATTGGACTAGCTGAGAGTGGTAAAAAGGTTGTAGCGATTGATTTTGATATAGGTTTAAGAAACTTGGATATGATTTTGGGCTTGGAAAATCGCATTGTTTATGATGTAATAGATGTGATGGAAAAAAATTGCAATCTTACACAGGCTTTAATCACAGACAAACAGACTAAAAATCTCTCTTTTTTAGCCGCCTCTCAGAGCAAGGACAAAAATATTTTAGATAAGGAAAAAGTGGCGATTTTAATCAACGCGTTAAGAGCGGATTTTGATTATATTTTGATTGATTCGCCCGCTGGAATTGAAAGTGGGTTTGAGCATGCGATTTTGCATGCGGATATGGCGTTAGTTGTGGTTACTCCAGAAGTAAGCTCTCTAAGAGATAGCGATAGAGTGATTGGCATTATTGATGCGAAGTCTAATCGGGCTAAAAGGGGCGAAGAGGTGCATAAATACTTGATTATCAATCGCTTAAAACCTGAATTAGTGGAAAATGGTGAGATGATTTCTACAGAAGAAGTGCTTAAGATTTTAGGCTTGCCTTTAATTGGGGTGGTTCCAGAAGATAGTCATATTGTTTCAGCCACTAATAAGGGCGAGCCAGTGATACGCACTGAATGCGAAAGCTCAAAGGCTTATGAGCGTATCACAAGAAGGATTTTAGGCGAAGAAGTGGAGTTTGTAGAATTTAAGACAAAAAAAGGCTTTTTTAAAGCTTTAAAAGGGATATTTTCGTGA
- the ilvC gene encoding ketol-acid reductoisomerase: MALPIYYDKDIDLHLIQSLQVGIVGYGAQGRAHALNLRDSEVKVRIGLYKGSSSILRAKDEGFEVLEVKELVQKSDVLMVLLPDELHKEVLEKEVIPFLKDGQIVAFSHGFSVHFNQVVFPKGVGAILVAPKGPGSALREEYLKNKGLYHLIAVEQESSKHDAKAVALSYAKANGGGRMGVLETSFKEECESDLFGEQAVLCGGLEAIVRMGFETLIKAGYPEELAYFECVHEVKLVADLLHYKGIEGMREHISNTAEFGTIKAREPMANLLEKRMQKILNKIQNGSFAKDFLLEKSLNYPRLNTERKALKDTKLEQIGEILRTPLNNKD; the protein is encoded by the coding sequence TTGGCATTACCGATTTATTATGATAAAGACATTGATTTGCATTTAATCCAATCTTTGCAAGTAGGCATTGTTGGTTATGGTGCACAAGGAAGAGCTCATGCACTCAATTTAAGAGACTCTGAAGTAAAAGTGCGTATTGGCTTATACAAGGGAAGTTCAAGCATTTTAAGGGCAAAAGATGAAGGCTTTGAAGTCTTAGAAGTCAAAGAATTGGTTCAAAAATCTGATGTGCTTATGGTGCTACTTCCTGATGAATTGCATAAAGAAGTTTTAGAAAAAGAAGTGATTCCTTTTTTAAAAGACGGTCAAATTGTAGCCTTTTCTCATGGCTTTAGCGTGCATTTTAATCAAGTGGTCTTTCCAAAGGGTGTGGGGGCGATTTTAGTTGCTCCAAAAGGGCCTGGGAGTGCTTTAAGAGAAGAATACCTTAAAAATAAAGGTTTATATCATTTAATTGCTGTGGAACAAGAAAGCTCAAAACATGATGCTAAAGCTGTGGCTTTAAGCTATGCTAAAGCAAATGGTGGGGGAAGAATGGGGGTTTTAGAAACGAGCTTTAAAGAAGAATGCGAGAGCGATTTGTTTGGCGAACAAGCGGTTTTATGTGGAGGGTTAGAAGCGATTGTGAGAATGGGGTTTGAGACTTTAATTAAGGCAGGATACCCTGAAGAATTAGCCTATTTTGAATGTGTGCATGAAGTGAAATTAGTGGCGGATTTATTGCATTATAAAGGGATTGAAGGCATGCGAGAGCATATTTCTAATACCGCTGAATTTGGCACTATCAAAGCTAGAGAACCTATGGCAAATTTATTAGAAAAACGCATGCAAAAAATCTTAAATAAGATTCAAAATGGCTCTTTTGCTAAGGATTTCTTACTAGAAAAGAGCTTGAATTATCCTAGATTAAACACAGAAAGAAAAGCCCTTAAAGACACCAAATTAGAACAAATTGGGGAAATTTTACGCACCCCTTTAAACAATAAAGATTAA
- a CDS encoding NAD+ synthase: MQEYYQELITYLCDFLEKEVHKKGFKKVVYGLSGGLDSAVVGVLCQKVFKENAHALLMPSLVSMRESKLDALSLCENFSIAYTECSIAPYDDLFCSSFKDASLTRKGNFCSRLRMAFLYDYSLKTNSLVIGTSNKSERMLGYGTLHGDFACAINPIGELFKTEVYALAQNLNIPKSILNKPPSADLFVGQSDEDDLGYPYSVIDPLLKDIETLFKTKPIHLETLINLGYEHDLVKHIVSRIQKNAFKLELPTIAKRFKPK; this comes from the coding sequence ATGCAAGAATACTACCAAGAACTCATAACTTATTTATGTGATTTTTTAGAAAAAGAAGTTCACAAGAAAGGCTTCAAAAAGGTTGTTTATGGACTGAGTGGGGGGCTAGATAGTGCAGTCGTTGGGGTGCTGTGCCAAAAGGTTTTTAAAGAAAATGCCCATGCCCTTTTAATGCCTTCTTTAGTCTCTATGAGAGAAAGCAAATTAGACGCTCTTAGTTTGTGTGAAAATTTTTCTATAGCCTATACAGAATGCTCTATCGCCCCCTATGACGACCTATTTTGTTCTAGCTTTAAAGATGCAAGTCTTACAAGAAAGGGGAATTTTTGTTCTAGGTTGCGTATGGCTTTTTTATATGATTATTCTTTAAAGACAAATTCTTTAGTTATTGGCACGAGTAATAAAAGCGAAAGAATGCTAGGCTATGGCACTTTGCATGGGGATTTTGCATGTGCAATTAATCCTATTGGAGAGTTATTTAAAACAGAAGTCTATGCACTCGCTCAAAACTTAAATATTCCTAAGAGTATCTTAAATAAGCCCCCTAGCGCAGATTTGTTTGTAGGACAGAGCGATGAAGATGATTTAGGGTATCCTTATAGTGTGATTGACCCTTTGTTAAAGGATATTGAAACTTTATTCAAAACAAAACCCATCCATTTAGAAACGCTCATTAACTTAGGCTATGAGCATGATTTAGTCAAGCACATAGTCAGTCGCATTCAAAAAAACGCTTTTAAATTAGAATTACCCACCATTGCCAAAAGATTTAAACCTAAATGA
- a CDS encoding tetraacyldisaccharide 4'-kinase has product MKSNKPFLERYFYTPTLLQKGLIFMLYPFSLIYKLIATLKRRISKKHDFKIPLISVGNLIAGGCGKTPFILEVAQKYEGVAVISRGYQRHSKGLVVVSVKGQILVSQNVAGDEAYLLALNLRQATIIVSEKRELGVLKALELGAKIVFLDDGFRFNFNQFNVLLKPKIPPYYPFCLPSGLYRESIKSYKEAHLVLAEDKDYKRITHITNPTKCMLLVTAIANPSRLDSFLPKEVIKKLYFKDHATFDLKLLEREFQKNKATSLLVTTKDLVKLSHCDLPLSVLNLKLEICPRVLEKIENYILSYSCNTKEYP; this is encoded by the coding sequence ATGAAGAGCAACAAACCCTTTTTAGAACGCTATTTTTACACCCCCACTCTCTTGCAAAAGGGGTTAATTTTTATGCTTTATCCTTTTTCCTTAATCTATAAACTGATTGCCACTTTGAAAAGAAGAATCTCTAAAAAACATGATTTTAAAATCCCCCTTATTAGCGTGGGTAATCTCATCGCTGGGGGGTGCGGTAAAACGCCCTTTATTTTAGAAGTCGCTCAAAAATATGAAGGAGTGGCTGTAATCTCTAGGGGGTATCAACGCCATTCTAAAGGCTTAGTTGTAGTGAGTGTCAAAGGACAAATCCTAGTCTCTCAAAATGTAGCTGGTGATGAAGCCTATCTCTTAGCGTTGAATTTAAGGCAAGCAACTATCATTGTGAGCGAAAAAAGAGAGTTAGGCGTTTTAAAAGCCCTTGAATTAGGCGCAAAAATCGTGTTTTTAGATGATGGCTTTAGGTTCAATTTCAATCAATTCAATGTGCTTTTAAAACCTAAAATCCCCCCCTACTACCCCTTTTGTTTGCCTAGTGGGTTGTATAGAGAAAGCATTAAGAGTTATAAAGAAGCCCATTTGGTTCTTGCAGAAGATAAAGACTACAAGCGAATCACCCACATTACTAATCCCACCAAATGCATGCTTTTAGTAACAGCTATCGCTAATCCCAGCAGATTAGATAGCTTTTTACCTAAGGAAGTCATTAAAAAGTTGTATTTTAAAGACCATGCCACTTTTGACTTGAAGCTTTTAGAAAGAGAGTTTCAAAAAAATAAGGCGACTTCATTATTAGTTACCACCAAAGACTTGGTTAAATTAAGCCATTGTGATTTACCTTTAAGCGTGCTGAATTTGAAACTAGAAATTTGTCCTAGGGTTTTAGAGAAAATTGAGAATTATATCCTTTCTTATTCTTGTAATACAAAAGAATATCCATAA
- the pseH gene encoding UDP-4-amino-4,6-dideoxy-N-acetyl-beta-L-altrosamine N-acetyltransferase, with product MRKNYCYENIQAIDFTNLDDKEKLLVLEFRNHENTSLWMYSAFVSLKTHLQFIKELKNMPNHRYFLFKEDETYLGVGSITRINLTHKHGYLGIYKNPFLKTKGGAILKALEFIAFEEFQLNSLHLEVMKTNLRAIAFYEKNHYELEGCLKEFMCRDKEFMDILLYYKNKKGYNSQFSLKP from the coding sequence TTGAGAAAAAATTATTGCTATGAAAATATCCAAGCGATTGATTTTACTAATTTAGATGACAAGGAAAAGTTGCTTGTTTTAGAGTTTCGTAACCATGAAAATACTTCTTTATGGATGTATAGTGCTTTTGTTTCTTTGAAAACGCATTTGCAATTCATCAAAGAGCTTAAAAACATGCCAAACCACCGCTATTTTTTGTTTAAAGAAGATGAAACTTATTTGGGGGTTGGCTCTATCACTAGAATTAATCTTACCCATAAACATGGGTATTTAGGAATTTATAAAAACCCCTTTTTAAAAACTAAGGGGGGAGCTATTTTAAAAGCCTTAGAATTTATTGCTTTTGAAGAGTTTCAATTAAATTCCTTGCACTTAGAAGTGATGAAAACTAATCTAAGAGCGATTGCTTTTTATGAAAAAAACCATTATGAATTAGAAGGGTGTTTGAAAGAATTTATGTGTAGGGACAAGGAATTTATGGATATTCTTTTGTATTACAAGAATAAGAAAGGATATAATTCTCAATTTTCTCTAAAACCCTAG
- the pseF gene encoding pseudaminic acid cytidylyltransferase has translation MEAVAFVLARSSSKRIKHKNICDFFNKPLLAYPIEVALNCKLFEEVFISSDSLEYVNLAIEYGARFLNLRPRNLANDTATTLEVMAYHIKELGLKDNAIVCCLYGTSVLLQKKHLQLAFETLKQYQTADYVFTCSPFSASPYRSFSIENGVQMAFKEHLNTRTQDLKKLYHDAGLLYMGRAKAFKEKRPIFSHNSIALELVALEVQDIDTLEDLELAKLKYSRLKNLCE, from the coding sequence ATGGAAGCAGTCGCCTTTGTTTTAGCAAGAAGCTCTAGTAAAAGGATTAAGCACAAAAATATTTGTGATTTTTTTAATAAGCCACTCTTAGCTTATCCTATTGAAGTGGCTCTAAATTGCAAGCTATTTGAAGAAGTGTTTATCTCTAGCGATAGCTTAGAGTATGTCAATTTAGCTATAGAATATGGGGCGCGTTTTTTAAATTTACGCCCTAGAAATTTAGCTAATGATACCGCCACGACTTTAGAAGTTATGGCCTATCACATCAAAGAATTAGGTTTAAAAGATAATGCCATAGTGTGTTGCTTGTATGGCACTTCAGTGCTATTGCAAAAGAAGCATTTACAACTAGCTTTTGAGACTTTAAAGCAATATCAAACAGCTGATTATGTCTTTACCTGTTCGCCCTTTAGTGCTTCGCCCTATCGCTCTTTTAGTATTGAAAATGGCGTTCAAATGGCTTTTAAGGAGCATTTAAACACCCGCACGCAAGATTTAAAAAAACTTTATCATGACGCTGGGTTATTGTATATGGGAAGAGCCAAGGCTTTCAAAGAAAAGCGTCCTATTTTTAGCCACAATTCTATCGCCTTAGAATTAGTAGCTTTAGAAGTCCAAGATATTGATACTTTAGAAGATTTGGAATTAGCCAAGCTCAAATACAGCCGACTGAAAAATTTATGCGAGTAA
- the flgH gene encoding flagellar basal body L-ring protein FlgH has protein sequence MKRVFYIGFSMVFGVMSANEPSIDFNPPSYVEETPSKEFIPELNQLGSLFGQGERPLFADRRAMKPNDLITVIVSEKSSANYSSSKDYKSTSGGNSTPPRLTYNGQDERKKKEAEYLDDKNNYNFTKSSNNTNFKGGGSQKKSEDLSVVLSARIIKVLENGNYFIYGNKEVLVDGEKQVLRVSGVIRPYDIERNNTIQSKFLADAKIEYTNLGNLSRSNKKKFATDAMETQMPY, from the coding sequence ATGAAGAGAGTGTTTTATATAGGGTTTTCTATGGTGTTTGGCGTAATGTCGGCGAATGAGCCTAGTATTGATTTCAACCCCCCTAGTTATGTAGAAGAGACTCCATCAAAGGAGTTTATTCCTGAACTCAATCAATTAGGAAGTTTGTTTGGACAGGGGGAACGCCCCTTGTTTGCGGATAGAAGAGCGATGAAACCCAATGATTTAATTACGGTCATTGTCTCTGAAAAATCCAGTGCAAATTATTCTAGTTCCAAAGATTATAAAAGCACATCAGGGGGTAATTCTACGCCCCCAAGACTCACTTATAACGGACAAGATGAGAGAAAGAAAAAAGAAGCGGAGTATTTGGACGATAAAAATAATTATAATTTCACTAAGTCTAGTAATAACACGAATTTTAAAGGGGGTGGCTCACAAAAAAAGAGCGAAGATTTGAGTGTGGTATTGAGTGCTAGGATTATTAAAGTGCTAGAAAATGGGAATTATTTCATTTATGGGAATAAGGAAGTCCTAGTAGATGGCGAAAAACAGGTTTTAAGGGTGAGTGGGGTGATTCGCCCTTATGATATTGAAAGAAACAACACCATTCAATCCAAGTTTCTAGCTGATGCTAAAATTGAATACACTAATTTGGGGAACTTAAGCCGTTCTAACAAAAAGAAATTTGCCACAGATGCGATGGAAACTCAAATGCCTTATTAA
- a CDS encoding outer membrane protein, protein MGLIRTIFCASLLTHALWADEEVAMPSWTTNMYMGVSYQTGSINLMTNINGTKKLTNMGSNGIGLVLGYKHFFDVERILGIRYFAFLDWQGYGMRYPKGYYGGNNMITYGVGVDAVWNFFQGSFYQDDISVDIGVFGGIAIAGNSWYIGDKGQSLLGATNSSNVSNTSFQFLFNVGVKALFVDEHEFEIGFKFPTINNKYYTSDAIKAQMRRVFAFYVGYNYHF, encoded by the coding sequence ATAGGATTGATAAGAACGATTTTTTGTGCTAGTTTGCTAACACACGCCTTGTGGGCTGATGAAGAAGTTGCAATGCCTTCTTGGACGACTAACATGTATATGGGCGTTAGTTATCAAACAGGCTCTATCAATTTAATGACCAATATCAATGGCACAAAGAAACTCACCAACATGGGTTCTAATGGTATTGGGCTAGTTCTAGGCTATAAACACTTTTTTGATGTGGAGCGGATACTGGGAATACGCTATTTTGCTTTTTTGGATTGGCAAGGTTATGGCATGAGATACCCTAAGGGTTATTATGGCGGAAACAACATGATTACTTATGGCGTAGGGGTGGATGCAGTGTGGAATTTCTTTCAAGGAAGCTTTTATCAAGATGATATTAGCGTGGATATTGGCGTTTTTGGGGGAATTGCCATTGCGGGCAATAGCTGGTATATCGGTGATAAAGGGCAATCGCTACTAGGGGCTACTAATAGCAGTAATGTTAGCAACACTTCTTTTCAATTTCTCTTTAATGTCGGGGTGAAAGCCCTATTTGTAGATGAGCATGAGTTTGAAATCGGATTTAAATTTCCTACTATTAACAACAAATACTATACAAGCGATGCCATCAAAGCTCAAATGCGTCGGGTCTTTGCCTTTTATGTAGGGTATAATTACCACTTCTAA
- a CDS encoding phospholipase D-like domain-containing protein, with the protein MFDRFKKIVSVGVFLGCLGFLEAKNSVFFLPYEKREALNTLISSISSAKESVKIAIYSFTHKDIALAIKSVASRGVKVEIIYDYESNHNNKQSTSGYLAKYPNIKACLLRGLRAKNRNNYYGIMHQKLAIIDDKMVFLGSANWSKNAFENNYEVLLKTDDTDTALKARSYFKKMLGSCVGF; encoded by the coding sequence GTGTTTGATAGGTTCAAAAAGATAGTTAGTGTGGGCGTATTTCTAGGTTGTTTGGGGTTTTTGGAAGCTAAAAATAGCGTGTTTTTCTTGCCTTATGAAAAAAGAGAAGCCTTAAACACTCTCATTTCTAGTATTAGTAGTGCTAAAGAGAGTGTGAAAATTGCGATTTATAGCTTTACGCATAAAGATATTGCCCTAGCGATTAAGAGCGTGGCTAGTAGGGGGGTTAAAGTGGAAATTATCTATGATTATGAGAGTAATCACAATAACAAACAATCCACAAGTGGCTATTTAGCTAAATACCCTAACATTAAGGCATGTTTATTAAGGGGGCTTAGGGCTAAAAATAGGAATAATTATTATGGTATTATGCATCAAAAATTAGCCATTATTGATGATAAAATGGTGTTTTTAGGCTCGGCTAACTGGAGCAAAAACGCTTTTGAGAACAATTATGAAGTGCTTTTAAAAACCGATGACACAGACACCGCACTTAAGGCTAGAAGCTATTTCAAAAAGATGTTAGGAAGCTGTGTGGGGTTTTAA
- the chePep gene encoding chemotaxis regulatory protein ChePep, with product MMQIILFNQNPMIKKLLESVSKKLELPLENVENYQDVISHLKENQKWLFFADDECLEKLDQVDWLDLKEIMSQNALNICMYKKGNEQQLTFLESFDMKIKKPFLPTEILKIIQKKLAFNTDESNKDSDSNASETEILEQTSQILETNWDELENLGDLEALSQEESNTEEQLLSTTQTPEETQELPTQELATMKELVQEIQENADQQEKEVEENTETQDVKEVEENTETQDVKEVEENTETQDVKEVEENTETQDVKEVEENTETQDVKEVEENTETQDVKEVEENTETQDVKEVEENTETQDVKEVEENTETQDVKEVEENTETQDVKEVEENTETQDVKEVEENTETQDVKEVEENTETQDVKEVEENTETQDVKEVEENTETQDVKEVEELTETQDVKEVEELTETQDVKEVEELTETQDVKEVEELTETQDVKEVEENTETQELSTPQGYEKIEDIPEPVMAKAVGEELPLSNEYTTEPTKEPTKEENNTDALETTKETTSDDTSNSLELCLSLQDLFKNLNQKSLESLLEGKTLNIKITLEDKNSHA from the coding sequence ATGATGCAAATTATCCTATTCAACCAAAACCCCATGATTAAAAAGTTGCTTGAAAGTGTCTCCAAAAAATTGGAATTACCCCTAGAAAATGTTGAAAATTACCAAGATGTCATCTCACATCTTAAAGAAAATCAAAAATGGCTTTTTTTTGCCGATGATGAGTGTTTGGAAAAGCTTGACCAAGTTGATTGGCTGGATTTAAAAGAGATAATGTCTCAAAATGCCCTAAACATATGCATGTATAAGAAGGGTAATGAGCAACAGCTCACATTCTTAGAGAGCTTTGATATGAAAATCAAAAAGCCCTTTTTACCCACAGAGATTTTAAAAATCATTCAAAAAAAGCTTGCTTTTAACACAGATGAATCAAATAAAGATTCTGATTCAAACGCTTCAGAAACAGAAATTTTAGAGCAAACTTCACAAATTTTAGAAACTAATTGGGATGAATTGGAAAATTTAGGCGATTTAGAAGCTCTCTCACAAGAAGAATCTAATACCGAAGAGCAATTACTTTCTACCACACAAACACCAGAAGAAACTCAAGAATTACCGACCCAAGAACTCGCAACGATGAAAGAATTAGTTCAAGAAATTCAAGAAAATGCTGACCAGCAAGAGAAAGAAGTTGAAGAAAATACTGAGACTCAAGATGTGAAAGAAGTTGAAGAAAATACTGAGACTCAAGATGTGAAAGAAGTTGAAGAAAATACTGAGACTCAAGATGTGAAAGAAGTTGAAGAAAATACTGAGACTCAAGATGTGAAAGAAGTTGAAGAAAATACTGAGACTCAAGATGTGAAAGAAGTTGAAGAAAATACTGAGACTCAAGATGTGAAAGAAGTTGAAGAAAATACTGAGACTCAAGATGTGAAAGAAGTTGAAGAAAATACTGAGACTCAAGATGTGAAAGAAGTTGAAGAAAATACTGAGACTCAAGATGTGAAAGAAGTTGAAGAAAATACTGAGACTCAAGATGTGAAAGAAGTTGAAGAAAATACTGAGACTCAAGATGTGAAAGAAGTTGAAGAAAATACTGAGACTCAAGATGTGAAAGAAGTTGAAGAAAATACTGAGACTCAAGATGTGAAAGAAGTTGAAGAAAATACTGAGACTCAAGATGTGAAAGAAGTTGAAGAAAATACTGAGACTCAAGATGTGAAAGAAGTTGAAGAGTTAACTGAAACTCAAGATGTGAAAGAAGTTGAAGAGTTAACTGAAACTCAAGATGTGAAAGAAGTTGAAGAGTTAACTGAAACTCAAGATGTGAAAGAAGTTGAAGAGTTAACTGAAACTCAAGATGTGAAAGAAGTTGAAGAAAATACTGAAACTCAAGAGCTTTCAACTCCACAGGGTTATGAAAAAATTGAGGATATTCCTGAACCGGTTATGGCTAAAGCTGTGGGAGAAGAATTACCCCTTTCTAATGAATACACTACAGAACCAACCAAAGAACCCACTAAAGAAGAGAATAACACAGACGCCCTAGAAACGACCAAAGAAACTACAAGCGATGACACTTCTAATTCTCTTGAGTTATGCTTGAGTTTGCAAGATTTGTTTAAAAATCTCAACCAAAAGTCTTTAGAAAGCCTTCTAGAAGGCAAGACCTTAAACATTAAAATCACTTTAGAGGATAAAAACTCCCATGCATAG
- the gmk gene encoding guanylate kinase, translating into MHSATNLLILSGPSGAGKSTLTKYLQENISQIYFSISTTTRKQREGEINGLHYHFVSEEEFKLGIEKGQFLEWAIVHNHYYGTSKLPVEKALKEGQIVIFDIDVQGHRDIKKHYPNACSVFINTKNQEILKERLLLRGTDSKETIEKRLVHAYNEMQFLESFDYLIINDNLEKSKDAILSIAKTLAYRKKAFNFEKVLRVWKND; encoded by the coding sequence ATGCATAGTGCAACTAATTTGCTGATTCTTTCAGGTCCTAGTGGGGCTGGAAAAAGCACCCTTACCAAATATTTACAAGAAAATATCTCTCAAATCTATTTTTCTATTTCTACAACCACTCGCAAACAAAGAGAAGGCGAGATTAATGGATTACACTATCATTTTGTCAGCGAAGAAGAGTTTAAACTAGGCATAGAAAAAGGGCAATTTTTGGAATGGGCTATTGTGCATAATCATTACTATGGCACATCTAAACTTCCTGTAGAAAAAGCCTTAAAAGAAGGGCAAATCGTTATTTTTGATATTGATGTGCAAGGGCATAGAGACATCAAAAAGCACTATCCTAACGCATGCTCAGTGTTTATCAACACTAAAAATCAAGAGATTTTAAAAGAACGCTTGCTTTTAAGAGGAACAGATTCTAAAGAGACCATAGAAAAGCGATTAGTTCATGCCTATAATGAAATGCAGTTTTTAGAAAGCTTTGATTATCTCATTATAAACGACAATTTAGAAAAATCTAAAGATGCAATATTAAGCATTGCTAAGACTTTAGCCTATCGCAAAAAAGCGTTTAATTTTGAAAAAGTCTTAAGAGTTTGGAAAAACGACTAG
- the tatA gene encoding twin-arginine translocase TatA/TatE family subunit has translation MGGFTSIWHWVIVLLVIVLLFGAKKIPELAKGLGSGIKNFKKAVKDDEEDLAKTEPKTLDAQAKANETNEIKSTQKQES, from the coding sequence ATGGGTGGATTTACAAGCATATGGCACTGGGTCATTGTCCTATTAGTGATTGTTTTATTATTTGGAGCTAAGAAAATTCCAGAGCTAGCTAAAGGCTTAGGTAGTGGGATTAAAAATTTCAAAAAAGCCGTGAAAGATGATGAAGAAGACTTGGCTAAAACAGAGCCAAAAACCCTAGACGCTCAAGCGAAAGCTAACGAAACTAACGAAATTAAAAGCACTCAAAAACAAGAAAGTTAG